One genomic region from Macaca mulatta isolate MMU2019108-1 chromosome 20, T2T-MMU8v2.0, whole genome shotgun sequence encodes:
- the LOC106994931 gene encoding LOW QUALITY PROTEIN: uncharacterized protein LOC106994931 (The sequence of the model RefSeq protein was modified relative to this genomic sequence to represent the inferred CDS: inserted 2 bases in 1 codon; substituted 1 base at 1 genomic stop codon), producing MYPSIHPSPASVHASVRPSIPASVHASVHPSLPLCVHLSIHPSLPLCVHLSIHPSLPLCMHLSVHPSLPLCMHLSVYPSLPLCMHLSIHPCLCACICPSIPASVHASVRPSIPASVHASVSPSIPASVHASVSLSIPASVHASVHPSLXLCACICPSIPASVHASVHPSIPASVHASVSPSIPDPFFVSAHPVFSAHNSLILRRSLDLFPPLTPRGSLPSLPSQVLQPVVSTQSSLPLLLSCLSPLWPKFFPNALGLQALKRXLCPWMTKYKPM from the exons AtgtatccttccatccatccatcccccgCCTCTGTGCATGCatctgtccgtccatccatccctgcctctgtgcatgcatctgtccatccatccctgcctctgtgcgtgcatctgtccatccatccatccctgcctctgtgcgtgcatctgtccatccatccatccctgcCTCTGTGCATGCATCTGTCAGTCCATCCATCCCTGCCTCTGTGCATGCATCTGTCAGTCTATCCATCCCTGCCTCTGTGCatgcatctgtccatccatccctgcctctgtgcatgcatctgtccatccatccctGCCTCTGTGCATGCatctgtccgtccatccatccctGCCTCTGTGCATGCATCTGTCAGTCCATCCATCCCTGCCTCTGTGCATGCATCTGTCAGTCTATCCATCCCTGCCTCTGTGCatgcatctgtccatccatccct cctctgtgcatgcatctgtccatccatccctgcctctgtgcatgcatctgtccatccatccatccctgcCTCTGTGCATGCATCTGTCAGTCCATCCATCCCTGACCCCTTCTTTGTATCAGCTCATCCAGTGTTCAGTGCTCACAACTCCCTCATCCTAAGACGCTCATTGGACCtattccctcccctcaccccacgcGGCTCTCTGCCCTCCCTTCCCAGTCAAGTTCTCCAGCCAGTGGTCTCAACTCAATCTTCACTTCCTCTGCTCCTCTCATGCCTAAGCCCACTGTGGCCTAAATTCTTCCCCAACgcgctgggtctacaggcactaAAAAGGTGACTTTGTCCCTGGATGACCAAATACAAGCCAATGTAA